One segment of uncultured Propionivibrio sp. DNA contains the following:
- a CDS encoding GGDEF domain-containing protein has product MDTLRQLVFGDVAFETSEEHLEFQYKFLCVVMLASAAITGLLVFVSASGSNPIDPEHVRSMNIFTAGSILFWLALRGRKAWFLPVAWGFQVLCVLEYVSALYYVSVDELRAIWFMTNIPGVYLLLGQRAGFVVTLGTALGLSVFNADLPSPYSPNALATLVSGVIFLGFFFHFYADRSISYFVRMRDSNKQLYYMAMHDQLTEVFNARAYYQVCDCFIAQSQRSSAAYAVLFIDLDHFKSINDTHGHAVGDVVLRKAAECIRKSLRASDIVGRVGGEEFSVFLPNANADGAFQAAENIRKAIEALSIEIAPERSLKITASIGVAVHQQPDQTMQEIQSKADLAMYSAKKSGRNRVSSFSGAPA; this is encoded by the coding sequence ATGGATACGCTTCGACAGTTGGTTTTCGGCGATGTCGCGTTCGAAACCAGCGAGGAACATCTCGAGTTCCAGTACAAATTCCTGTGCGTCGTCATGCTGGCGTCGGCGGCCATCACCGGCCTGCTCGTGTTCGTGTCCGCCAGCGGTTCGAACCCGATCGATCCTGAGCACGTCCGCTCGATGAATATTTTCACCGCCGGGTCGATCCTGTTCTGGTTGGCCCTGCGCGGTCGCAAGGCCTGGTTCCTGCCAGTGGCGTGGGGTTTTCAGGTGTTGTGCGTGCTTGAATATGTCTCCGCCCTGTATTACGTCTCGGTCGACGAATTGCGCGCCATCTGGTTCATGACCAATATTCCCGGCGTCTATCTGTTGCTGGGGCAACGCGCCGGGTTCGTCGTCACGCTCGGGACGGCGCTGGGCTTGTCGGTTTTCAACGCCGACCTGCCGTCGCCGTATTCGCCGAATGCGCTGGCGACGCTGGTGTCGGGCGTGATCTTCCTCGGCTTCTTCTTCCATTTCTACGCCGATCGCTCGATTTCGTATTTTGTCCGCATGCGCGATTCGAACAAGCAGTTGTATTACATGGCGATGCACGACCAGCTCACCGAGGTCTTCAACGCGCGTGCCTATTATCAGGTCTGCGATTGCTTCATCGCCCAGAGCCAGCGGTCGTCGGCAGCTTATGCCGTGCTGTTCATCGATCTCGATCATTTCAAGTCGATCAACGATACCCATGGGCATGCCGTCGGTGATGTCGTGCTCAGGAAAGCGGCCGAATGCATCCGCAAGAGCCTCCGTGCCTCCGACATCGTCGGGCGCGTCGGCGGCGAAGAGTTCAGCGTTTTCCTGCCCAATGCCAATGCCGACGGCGCTTTCCAGGCGGCCGAGAATATCCGCAAGGCGATCGAGGCGCTGTCGATCGAGATCGCGCCGGAGCGCAGCCTGAAGATCACCGCAAGCATCGGCGTCGCCGTTCATCAGCAGCCCGACCAGACGATGCAGGAAATCCAGAGCAAGGCCGACCTGGCCATGTACAGCGCCAAGAAGTCCGGGCGCAACCGGGTTTCTTCGTTCAGCGGCGCGCCGGCATGA
- a CDS encoding HEAT repeat domain-containing protein → MAFVTGFDFLPGDPLLRAAVLSGLFIAALTACLLVAILAVRLHAASRTAREAALQRRWLPLLLAAQDDAATDLPVLRRGERKAVLVLWIHLCELVRGRARDRFRALGLRLGLDAVARRLFSQSALRDRLIGIAALGRLGCNDCWGELAETVRQADPVLSFVAMRVLLQLDPRRAAPLLMTEMTRRSDWPMRSIVAAVAEVDPSLLAADLTTALRMARDDQLPRLLAVAEMAPGDEVAALLLPLLDAKQPPEILIGALKATREGRAGEMVRALAGHEDWRVRVQVAAALGRFGRVEDVDRLVGLLSDAQWWVRYRAAQALAGMTAVPTERLQALCAALADVYAKEILTQALAESALRRLA, encoded by the coding sequence TTGGCCTTCGTTACCGGTTTTGATTTTCTGCCCGGCGATCCGCTGCTCCGGGCAGCCGTCCTGAGCGGCCTGTTCATTGCCGCGCTGACGGCCTGCCTGCTGGTGGCGATCCTGGCCGTGCGCCTGCACGCGGCGTCGCGGACGGCTCGCGAGGCGGCGCTGCAGCGGCGCTGGCTGCCGCTTCTGCTGGCCGCGCAGGACGATGCGGCGACGGACCTGCCGGTCTTGCGGCGCGGCGAGCGCAAGGCGGTGCTGGTGCTCTGGATTCATCTCTGCGAACTCGTTCGCGGACGCGCGCGCGACCGGTTTCGGGCGCTGGGGCTGCGGCTCGGCCTCGATGCGGTGGCGCGGCGGCTGTTCTCCCAGTCGGCACTGCGCGATCGTCTGATCGGCATTGCCGCGCTCGGTCGTCTCGGGTGTAACGATTGCTGGGGCGAGCTTGCCGAGACGGTCAGGCAAGCCGATCCGGTGTTGTCCTTCGTCGCGATGCGGGTATTGCTGCAGCTCGATCCGCGCCGTGCGGCGCCACTGTTGATGACCGAAATGACGCGGCGTTCCGACTGGCCGATGCGCAGCATCGTCGCTGCCGTCGCCGAGGTCGATCCTTCGCTGCTTGCCGCTGACCTCACCACGGCGCTGCGCATGGCCCGCGACGATCAGTTGCCGCGTCTGCTGGCCGTCGCCGAAATGGCGCCGGGCGACGAGGTCGCGGCCTTGCTGTTGCCCCTGCTCGATGCGAAACAGCCGCCGGAGATCCTGATCGGCGCGCTCAAGGCGACGCGGGAAGGCCGCGCCGGCGAAATGGTCCGCGCCCTGGCCGGACATGAGGATTGGCGTGTCCGCGTCCAGGTCGCCGCCGCGCTCGGACGTTTCGGCCGGGTCGAGGATGTCGACCGGCTCGTCGGCTTGCTCTCTGACGCTCAGTGGTGGGTGCGGTATCGCGCCGCGCAGGCGCTTGCCGGCATGACAGCGGTCCCGACCGAACGGCTGCAGGCGTTGTGCGCCGCGCTCGCCGACGTCTATGCAAAGGAAATATTGACCCAGGCGCTGGCCGAATCGGCGCTGCGGAGACTGGCATGA
- a CDS encoding YaiO family outer membrane beta-barrel protein, producing MTIRYFLCVGLSLLAGACGAESLEIDAAAAHDTLTRGRADWRSETLRLTRRGENHQAVYVGAGETERFGLRDQQFLTGGTLAVGQDSHFSAELGASGTHCILAKDYVDLNWHQSLGQGWGAEVGGRRSAYAIGNAALVRLGVERYVGQERFAYTLFNGGPQGKSSASSHRLQWSHFYGDQDFVGVAVFRGKEVENVGESVLSTWQVSGVALNGRHDLSPRWSVIWDAVSVRQGDLYRRTGAQLGLRYRF from the coding sequence ATGACAATACGGTATTTTCTGTGTGTCGGACTGAGCTTGCTGGCGGGTGCGTGCGGCGCGGAATCGCTGGAAATCGACGCGGCCGCTGCGCACGACACGCTGACCAGGGGGCGGGCCGACTGGCGGTCGGAGACGCTGCGACTGACGCGGCGCGGCGAGAATCACCAGGCGGTTTATGTCGGCGCCGGCGAGACCGAGCGCTTCGGGTTACGCGATCAGCAGTTCCTCACCGGCGGGACGCTCGCCGTCGGCCAGGATAGCCACTTTTCGGCCGAACTCGGGGCGAGCGGGACGCACTGCATCCTGGCCAAGGACTATGTCGATCTCAATTGGCATCAGTCGCTCGGCCAGGGCTGGGGCGCCGAAGTCGGCGGCCGGCGCAGCGCCTATGCAATCGGCAATGCGGCGCTCGTGCGTCTCGGCGTCGAGCGTTATGTCGGCCAGGAGCGCTTTGCCTACACGCTGTTCAACGGCGGCCCCCAGGGCAAGTCGAGTGCTTCCAGCCACCGCCTGCAGTGGTCGCATTTCTATGGCGATCAGGATTTCGTCGGTGTCGCCGTGTTTCGCGGGAAAGAAGTCGAGAACGTCGGCGAATCGGTCCTTTCGACCTGGCAGGTCAGCGGCGTGGCGCTGAACGGCCGCCATGACCTGTCGCCGCGCTGGAGCGTGATCTGGGACGCCGTTTCGGTCCGGCAGGGTGATTTGTACCGTCGCACGGGAGCGCAGCTTGGCCTTCGTTACCGGTTTTGA
- a CDS encoding response regulator codes for MKTAWVVEADAVAAALLAFVLERGSFSARVIGDGGEAKARLQTEAPPAVVVLEISLPRADGFELIETLRALPAWQQVPVMVVSARGDEMDIARAVRAGADAYFVKPFDPDALMNRIATVTQ; via the coding sequence ATGAAGACGGCCTGGGTCGTCGAGGCGGACGCGGTGGCGGCGGCCTTGCTCGCCTTCGTACTCGAACGCGGCAGCTTTTCCGCTCGCGTCATCGGCGATGGCGGAGAGGCCAAGGCGCGCCTGCAGACCGAGGCGCCGCCGGCGGTGGTCGTGCTCGAGATTTCCCTGCCGCGTGCCGACGGCTTCGAGCTGATCGAGACGCTGCGCGCGCTGCCGGCCTGGCAGCAGGTTCCGGTGATGGTGGTCAGCGCCCGGGGCGACGAAATGGATATTGCACGAGCAGTGCGGGCGGGGGCCGACGCGTATTTCGTCAAGCCCTTCGACCCGGATGCGTTGATGAACCGGATTGCGACGGTGACGCAATGA
- a CDS encoding glycosyltransferase family 2 protein → MLESVGLPASWLARFQIVEYLRAFLFGRLGWSAINAVLIISGAFGLFRKNVVIEAGGYRADTVGEDMELILRLHRRFAGQRDRYRIAYVPDPLCWTEVPESVDVLRRQRMRWQRGLADSLTMNRGLLFNPGAGSAGWLAFPFYLFFEFFGPVIETAGYALFIFGFCFGAISWEAFRAFLFVAVSFGVMLSVTALFIEEVSFRLFPRLWDVARLFVVALAENFGYRQRVALWRLQGLVRWAFGLHQPWGAMTRTDALRSGVKETPDDTPPR, encoded by the coding sequence ATGCTCGAATCGGTCGGCTTGCCGGCGTCGTGGCTGGCGCGCTTCCAGATCGTCGAATACCTGCGTGCCTTCCTGTTCGGCCGCCTCGGCTGGTCGGCGATCAATGCCGTGCTGATCATTTCCGGCGCCTTCGGTCTTTTCCGCAAGAACGTCGTCATCGAGGCCGGCGGTTACCGCGCCGACACCGTCGGCGAGGACATGGAACTCATCCTGCGCCTGCACCGGCGCTTCGCCGGCCAGCGGGACCGCTACCGAATCGCCTACGTGCCTGATCCCCTGTGCTGGACCGAGGTGCCCGAATCGGTCGATGTGCTCCGCCGTCAGCGCATGCGCTGGCAGCGCGGCCTCGCCGACAGCCTGACGATGAATCGCGGCCTGCTCTTCAATCCGGGCGCCGGCAGTGCGGGCTGGCTGGCATTTCCGTTCTATCTCTTTTTCGAGTTTTTCGGTCCGGTGATCGAAACCGCAGGCTATGCGTTGTTCATTTTTGGTTTCTGCTTCGGCGCGATTTCCTGGGAGGCGTTTCGCGCCTTTCTCTTCGTCGCCGTGAGTTTCGGTGTGATGCTGTCGGTCACGGCGCTGTTCATCGAGGAAGTTTCGTTCCGGCTCTTCCCGCGTCTGTGGGATGTTGCCCGGCTGTTCGTTGTCGCGCTCGCCGAGAATTTCGGCTATCGCCAACGCGTCGCGCTCTGGCGTTTGCAGGGACTCGTCCGCTGGGCCTTTGGCCTGCATCAGCCCTGGGGGGCGATGACGCGTACCGATGCCTTGCGCAGCGGGGTGAAAGAAACGCCGGACGACACGCCGCCGCGGTGA
- a CDS encoding tagaturonate epimerase family protein: protein MQLGKFSLGTGDRFAHQGVAQLSAILKARQELGVAITPVWNKSNREHNIVHSEPADTRRAAAAAVKALAYDGPYFVDADHINLGTVDRFIEPSDFFTLDVADAIGKPAPAADIEAFVTAHRGFIGTLAIPGIDTPFVIDEAYLRAVAEKFLLATQEAARIFRHVAEKKGAGNFVTEVSMDEVDEAQTPLDLLFILKSLADLRVPVQTIAPKFTGRFNKGVDYVGDVARFAREFEADLLVIDYAVDHFGLPPALKLSVHSGSDKFSIYPVMGRLIRKYNKGLHVKTAGTSWIEEIIGLALAGDDGLALAREVYAQAYARQDELCAPYAAVIDIDHAALPAPDVVAAWSGEAFAAALQHEPGNPQFNPGARQLIHVGYKVAAEMGPRYLAALERHRDVIARCVTGNLYDRHLRRLFAVE, encoded by the coding sequence ATGCAACTCGGGAAATTTTCGCTTGGCACCGGCGACCGTTTCGCGCATCAGGGCGTCGCCCAGCTGTCGGCGATTCTCAAGGCGCGGCAGGAACTCGGCGTGGCGATCACGCCGGTCTGGAACAAGTCCAACCGCGAGCACAACATCGTCCATTCCGAACCCGCCGATACGCGCCGTGCCGCCGCTGCCGCGGTCAAGGCACTGGCCTATGACGGACCGTATTTCGTCGATGCCGATCACATCAATCTCGGTACCGTCGATCGCTTCATCGAACCGTCCGATTTCTTCACGCTTGATGTCGCCGATGCCATCGGCAAGCCGGCGCCAGCGGCCGATATCGAGGCGTTCGTCACCGCCCATCGCGGTTTCATCGGCACACTCGCCATTCCCGGTATCGATACGCCCTTCGTCATCGATGAGGCTTATCTGCGCGCCGTCGCTGAAAAATTCCTGCTGGCAACGCAGGAAGCGGCCAGGATTTTCCGCCATGTCGCCGAGAAGAAAGGGGCCGGCAACTTTGTCACCGAAGTGTCGATGGATGAGGTCGACGAGGCGCAGACGCCGCTTGATCTGCTGTTCATCCTGAAGTCGCTCGCCGATCTGCGCGTCCCGGTGCAGACGATCGCACCGAAGTTCACCGGGCGCTTCAACAAGGGCGTCGATTATGTCGGCGACGTCGCCCGGTTTGCACGCGAGTTCGAGGCCGATCTGCTGGTGATCGATTACGCCGTCGATCATTTCGGCCTGCCGCCGGCGCTCAAGCTTAGCGTCCATTCGGGCAGCGACAAGTTCTCGATCTATCCGGTCATGGGGCGGCTGATCCGCAAGTACAACAAGGGACTGCACGTCAAGACCGCCGGTACCTCATGGATCGAGGAGATCATCGGCCTCGCGCTGGCCGGCGACGATGGCCTGGCGCTGGCGCGCGAAGTCTATGCCCAGGCCTATGCCCGCCAGGACGAGCTGTGCGCGCCTTATGCTGCGGTCATCGACATCGATCATGCCGCGTTGCCGGCGCCGGATGTCGTCGCTGCCTGGTCGGGCGAGGCGTTCGCGGCGGCGTTGCAGCACGAGCCGGGTAATCCGCAGTTCAATCCCGGTGCGCGCCAGCTGATCCACGTCGGCTACAAGGTTGCTGCCGAGATGGGGCCGCGTTATCTCGCCGCACTCGAACGACATCGGGACGTGATCGCCCGCTGCGTCACCGGCAATCTCTACGATCGCCATCTGCGGCGTCTCTTCGCGGTCGAGTAG
- a CDS encoding branched-chain amino acid ABC transporter substrate-binding protein produces the protein MHSLNRLSLAVLLATALAAPAFAADTLKIGIAGAHTGDLAAYGLPTRDAAEMVVADVNAKGGINGKKVELLMGDDQCKPEIATNVATKLVSEGVNIVIGHICSGATKAALGIYKSAKVTVISPSATNPPLTKSGEYPNFYRTIAADDDQGVAAAQFVVDKLNARKIAVIHDKGDYGKGFADFSKAAIEKDGKAKVVMYEGIQTGAMDYSAVIQKLRKEGADAIIFGGYHPEASKLISQMLKKKISIPFLGPDGIKGDGFLKIAGKDAEGIYATGPKDVSKYPVNAKARSDYKAKYGKEPGTFFDQAYAATQAALNAAKVAGSADQEALAKALKSSPVDTPIGTIKFDKKGDAEGAGFSVYQVKNGAFAEVK, from the coding sequence ATGCATTCACTGAACCGGTTATCGCTGGCCGTGTTGCTGGCAACCGCACTGGCCGCGCCTGCTTTTGCTGCCGACACCCTGAAGATCGGCATCGCCGGCGCCCATACCGGCGATCTCGCCGCCTACGGCCTGCCGACGCGCGATGCCGCCGAAATGGTCGTCGCCGACGTCAACGCCAAGGGCGGGATCAATGGCAAGAAGGTCGAACTGCTGATGGGCGACGACCAGTGCAAGCCGGAAATCGCCACGAACGTCGCCACCAAGCTCGTCTCCGAAGGCGTCAACATCGTCATCGGTCACATCTGCTCGGGCGCCACCAAGGCCGCCCTCGGCATCTACAAGAGCGCCAAGGTCACGGTCATCAGCCCGTCGGCGACCAACCCGCCGCTGACCAAGAGCGGTGAATACCCGAACTTCTACCGCACGATCGCCGCCGACGACGACCAGGGCGTCGCCGCCGCGCAATTCGTCGTCGACAAGCTCAACGCCCGCAAGATCGCCGTCATCCATGACAAGGGCGATTACGGCAAGGGTTTCGCCGACTTCTCGAAAGCGGCGATCGAAAAGGACGGCAAGGCCAAGGTCGTCATGTACGAAGGCATCCAGACCGGCGCCATGGACTACTCGGCCGTCATCCAGAAGCTGCGCAAGGAAGGCGCCGACGCCATCATCTTCGGCGGTTATCACCCCGAGGCCTCGAAGCTGATCTCGCAGATGCTCAAGAAGAAAATCAGCATTCCCTTCCTCGGCCCGGACGGCATCAAGGGCGACGGCTTCCTGAAGATCGCCGGCAAGGATGCTGAAGGCATCTACGCGACCGGCCCGAAGGACGTTTCGAAGTACCCGGTCAACGCCAAGGCACGCAGCGACTACAAGGCCAAGTACGGCAAGGAGCCGGGCACCTTCTTCGACCAGGCCTACGCCGCCACCCAGGCCGCGCTCAACGCCGCCAAGGTCGCCGGTAGCGCCGACCAGGAAGCGCTGGCCAAGGCCCTCAAGAGCAGCCCCGTCGACACGCCGATCGGCACCATCAAGTTCGACAAGAAGGGCGATGCCGAAGGCGCCGGTTTCTCGGTGTATCAGGTCAAGAACGGCGCTTTCGCCGAAGTGAAGTAA
- a CDS encoding branched-chain amino acid ABC transporter permease LivH (LivHMGF is the membrane component of the LIV-I/LS branched-chain amino acid transporter) has product MDYQYLLELFCGGVVKGSLYALIALGYTMVYGIIQLINFAHGEIYMIGAFVAFIVAGILTFSGYSGLSVLLLAAVVAVIYVAAYGFTLEKIAYRPLRHAPRLSPLISAIGASIFLTNYVQLVQTPDFLPFPELIPEFEFMADISGLLSSADLVILVVTALTMIALTVLIKFTRIGKAMRATQQDMIMARLVGINVDRVISWTFIIGSILAAIAGVLIGSRSGQINAAIGFMAGIKAFTAAVLGGIGNIPGAVLGGLLLGIAETFGAGYISSAYEDVFAFALLVIVLTLRPAGLLGKATKQKV; this is encoded by the coding sequence ATGGATTATCAGTACCTGCTCGAGCTGTTTTGCGGCGGCGTCGTCAAGGGCAGCCTTTATGCCCTGATCGCGCTCGGCTACACGATGGTGTACGGCATCATCCAGCTGATCAATTTCGCCCACGGCGAAATCTACATGATCGGCGCCTTCGTCGCCTTCATCGTCGCCGGCATCCTCACTTTCAGCGGCTACAGCGGCCTTTCGGTGCTGTTGCTCGCCGCCGTCGTCGCCGTCATCTACGTCGCCGCCTACGGCTTCACGCTCGAGAAGATCGCCTACCGGCCGCTGCGCCACGCGCCGCGCCTGTCGCCGCTGATCAGCGCCATCGGCGCCTCGATTTTCCTGACCAACTACGTGCAGCTCGTGCAGACGCCTGACTTCCTGCCCTTCCCCGAGCTGATCCCCGAATTCGAGTTCATGGCCGACATCTCGGGCCTCCTGAGCTCCGCCGACCTCGTCATCCTGGTCGTCACCGCGCTGACCATGATCGCCCTGACCGTGCTGATCAAGTTCACCCGCATCGGCAAGGCCATGCGCGCCACCCAGCAGGACATGATCATGGCGCGGCTGGTCGGCATCAACGTTGACCGTGTCATTTCCTGGACCTTCATCATCGGCTCGATACTGGCGGCCATCGCCGGCGTGCTGATCGGTTCGCGCAGCGGCCAGATCAACGCCGCGATCGGCTTCATGGCCGGCATCAAGGCCTTCACCGCCGCCGTACTCGGCGGCATCGGCAACATCCCCGGCGCCGTTCTGGGCGGCCTGCTCCTCGGCATTGCCGAGACCTTCGGCGCCGGCTACATCTCGAGCGCCTACGAAGACGTCTTCGCCTTCGCCCTGCTCGTCATCGTCCTCACGTTGCGCCCCGCCGGCCTGCTCGGCAAGGCAACCAAGCAGAAGGTATAA
- a CDS encoding alkaline phosphatase: MNGWGVRVFALMWAVLLSFGVFAGEAKNVILLIGDGMGMGQIGTTLLYSRTMLGRDLRMVELMKPGRTAIVLNDTADAMVTESAAAAGQIATGKRMLAGAISMAEDGKTPLPTLLEIAQGQGKAVGLVTTSGITDATPAAFAAHLAKRSDEASAAEQELQHRVDVLMGGRRQFFLPESAGGKRKDGRDLVAEARAAGYAYASTAEEMQAVGQTPLLGLFNTGNMSFELDRARTQEPSLAAMTVKTLQLLSVSKKGFFAMIEGGRIDHAAHRNDAAATIRDTLAFDEAVGVAIDFAKAHPGTLVLVTADHETGGMAIIGHSKTSKDYVGADFKAIAGISASFEVVLKELGAKPTPERIRDAVKQHFAIDLTDAEVDTVARDTIKSLDPANYNYDLLHSLAFVLRPYLRVAFVTQTHTAAPLALFGAGPGAERVGGLMHNTEIFGLIRDAMTPKKRGAGKAGLSSR, encoded by the coding sequence ATGAACGGCTGGGGCGTACGCGTATTTGCGCTGATGTGGGCGGTACTGCTGTCTTTCGGTGTGTTCGCCGGCGAGGCGAAAAACGTCATCCTGCTGATCGGCGACGGCATGGGGATGGGGCAGATCGGCACGACGCTGCTCTACAGCCGGACGATGCTTGGGCGCGATCTGCGCATGGTCGAACTGATGAAGCCGGGGCGCACCGCCATCGTGCTCAACGACACGGCCGACGCGATGGTGACAGAGTCGGCCGCGGCCGCCGGACAGATTGCCACCGGCAAGCGCATGCTGGCCGGCGCCATCAGCATGGCCGAAGACGGCAAGACGCCGTTACCGACGCTGCTCGAAATCGCCCAGGGTCAGGGCAAGGCGGTCGGGTTGGTGACGACCTCGGGCATTACCGACGCGACGCCGGCGGCATTTGCCGCGCACCTTGCCAAGCGTTCCGATGAGGCGTCGGCGGCCGAGCAGGAGTTGCAGCATCGGGTCGATGTGCTGATGGGCGGACGCCGGCAGTTCTTCCTGCCCGAGAGCGCCGGCGGCAAGCGCAAGGACGGGCGCGACCTCGTTGCCGAGGCGCGCGCCGCCGGGTATGCCTATGCAAGTACGGCCGAGGAAATGCAGGCGGTGGGGCAGACGCCGCTGCTCGGGCTCTTCAATACGGGCAACATGAGTTTCGAACTTGACCGCGCCCGTACCCAGGAGCCGAGCCTCGCCGCGATGACCGTGAAAACCCTGCAACTCCTTTCGGTCAGCAAGAAGGGTTTCTTCGCCATGATCGAAGGTGGTCGTATCGATCACGCCGCACACCGCAACGACGCCGCCGCGACGATCCGCGATACGCTGGCCTTCGACGAGGCGGTCGGCGTCGCCATCGATTTTGCCAAGGCGCATCCCGGCACGCTGGTGCTCGTCACCGCCGACCACGAGACCGGCGGCATGGCCATTATTGGGCACAGCAAGACGAGCAAGGATTATGTCGGCGCCGATTTCAAGGCGATCGCGGGGATCAGCGCCTCGTTCGAGGTCGTGCTCAAGGAGCTCGGCGCCAAGCCGACGCCCGAGCGCATCCGCGACGCAGTGAAACAGCATTTCGCGATCGATCTGACCGATGCGGAAGTCGACACCGTCGCCCGCGATACGATCAAGTCGCTGGATCCGGCCAACTACAACTACGACCTGCTGCATTCGCTCGCCTTCGTGCTGCGTCCGTACCTGCGTGTCGCCTTCGTCACGCAGACGCACACCGCCGCGCCGCTGGCGCTGTTCGGCGCCGGGCCGGGGGCGGAGCGTGTCGGCGGACTCATGCACAACACCGAGATTTTCGGTCTGATTCGCGACGCGATGACGCCGAAGAAGCGGGGGGCGGGGAAGGCCGGTTTGAGTTCGCGCTAG
- a CDS encoding GNAT family N-acetyltransferase translates to MKPDPFQLREMMLSDYEAVLGLMRRTPGVSVREADSEAAIARFLEHNPELSFVAEQDGRLVGCLMAGHDGRRGALYHLAVDAECRRRGIASALVARCLAALEALGIHKTHVDVFRSNADGNAFWAAAGWTRRDDVHRFSMICGGGSNA, encoded by the coding sequence ATGAAGCCCGACCCCTTCCAGCTGCGCGAGATGATGCTTTCCGATTACGAGGCGGTGCTCGGCCTGATGCGCCGCACGCCTGGCGTGTCGGTGCGCGAGGCCGACAGCGAGGCGGCGATCGCGCGCTTCCTCGAACACAATCCCGAGCTCAGCTTCGTCGCCGAACAGGACGGTCGCCTCGTCGGTTGCCTGATGGCCGGGCACGACGGCCGGCGCGGTGCGCTTTATCACCTGGCCGTCGATGCGGAGTGCCGGCGCCGGGGCATCGCCAGCGCCCTGGTGGCGCGCTGCCTGGCCGCGCTCGAAGCGCTTGGCATCCACAAGACCCATGTCGATGTTTTCCGCAGCAATGCCGATGGCAATGCCTTCTGGGCCGCCGCCGGCTGGACGCGTCGCGACGATGTGCACCGGTTTTCGATGATTTGCGGCGGAGGAAGCAACGCCTGA
- a CDS encoding class I SAM-dependent rRNA methyltransferase → IYERSDSDVRGLEGLEPVTGWVHGDAPDQPLSIDENGVRLGVDVVGGHKTGFYLDQRDNRLLTRDLAAGKSVLNCFCYTGGFSLQALAGGAASVLSIDSSGPALAGARANLALNPQLDASRAEWHEADVFEALRVFRKEERRFDLIVLDPPKFAPSAAHAERAARAYKDINLLGFRLLNPGGYLMTYSCSGGIGHELFQKIVAGAAVDAGRDARILRRLAAGPDHPIALHFPEGEYLKGLLVQAD, encoded by the coding sequence ATCTACGAACGCTCGGACTCCGACGTGCGCGGCCTCGAAGGACTCGAACCGGTCACCGGCTGGGTGCACGGCGACGCCCCCGACCAGCCGCTGTCGATCGACGAGAACGGTGTGCGACTCGGCGTCGACGTCGTCGGCGGCCACAAGACCGGCTTCTATCTCGACCAGCGCGACAACCGTCTGCTGACGCGCGATCTCGCCGCCGGCAAATCGGTGCTCAACTGCTTCTGCTACACCGGCGGTTTCTCGCTGCAGGCGCTGGCCGGCGGTGCCGCCTCGGTGCTCTCGATCGATTCGTCCGGCCCGGCGCTGGCCGGCGCGCGCGCCAACCTGGCGCTCAACCCGCAACTCGACGCGAGCCGCGCCGAATGGCACGAAGCCGACGTCTTCGAGGCGCTGCGCGTCTTCCGCAAGGAAGAACGGCGCTTCGACCTGATCGTCCTCGACCCGCCCAAGTTCGCCCCCTCGGCCGCGCATGCCGAACGCGCCGCCCGCGCCTACAAGGACATCAACCTGCTCGGTTTCCGGCTGCTCAATCCCGGCGGCTACCTGATGACGTATTCATGTTCGGGCGGCATTGGGCATGAACTCTTCCAGAAAATCGTCGCCGGCGCCGCCGTCGATGCCGGCCGCGACGCGCGCATCCTGCGCCGGCTGGCCGCCGGTCCCGACCACCCGATCGCGCTGCATTTCCCCGAAGGCGAATACCTCAAAGGCCTGCTGGTCCAGGCCGACTGA